In Anaerobacillus sp. CMMVII, a single window of DNA contains:
- a CDS encoding NAD(P)/FAD-dependent oxidoreductase: protein MYYQNLFQESRIGNLTLKNRVVMPPMGTNLAGSEGEVTDHLIAYYEERAKGGTGLIIVEFSCIEYEYGKGLVRQLRLDDDRFIPGIQRLANAIKKYGSKVFVQIHHAGRQSNSSLINGKQIVAPSNVACTAVGQEPRELTTVEVKELVNKFVQTAVRCKQAGIDGVEIHGAHGYLVNQFLSPEANLRTDEYGGSFENRMRFLEEIIGGIKENCGEDYPVSVRLSVDEFINGGIDLKLGKAICRYVEKLGADGLHISCGTYDSMDKIIESPLFEQGWRVYLAEEVKKEVNIPVITVGSIREPQFVENILSGGRADFVAIGRGLIADPEWVNKTMEGREDEIRKCISCLHCIHSVFGNSHVKCSINAKAGRELEFKDMQRLASDISRNVVVVGGGPGGMEAARVLSIKGYGVTLLEKENKLGGQLHLVTDPQYRKKMTWHINYLSNEMKRLNIDVRMNTEATVEAVTALNPYAVLLATGGRPKLPQVEGNDLSHVYTYEDVKLQEKVFTNNKVIVVGSGMICHGTTRRLAEAGNDVTLVEIPTKASKRIGPDTRLRLFDKLKQVNVDIITDHKLAKILPGSIIVEDKNSGKQSEIQSEYVLIAMGVEAYNPLEETLREKMRNVFVLGDAAGYASLGDATRGAFEKAYLLESIVTHSREEERMETF, encoded by the coding sequence ATGTATTACCAAAACTTATTCCAAGAAAGTAGAATAGGCAATCTAACACTTAAAAATAGAGTTGTGATGCCACCTATGGGAACGAATCTAGCTGGTTCAGAAGGAGAAGTCACTGATCATCTAATTGCCTATTATGAAGAAAGGGCAAAGGGGGGAACAGGGTTAATTATTGTTGAATTTTCCTGTATTGAATATGAATACGGAAAAGGTCTTGTTCGGCAATTAAGGTTAGACGATGATCGTTTCATCCCAGGTATACAACGTTTAGCCAATGCGATCAAAAAATATGGGTCCAAGGTTTTTGTTCAAATTCACCATGCAGGCAGACAGTCAAACTCCTCGTTAATAAATGGTAAACAGATCGTTGCTCCTAGTAACGTTGCCTGTACAGCAGTAGGTCAAGAACCTCGTGAATTAACGACAGTAGAAGTAAAAGAGTTAGTAAATAAATTTGTTCAAACTGCCGTAAGGTGTAAGCAGGCTGGTATCGATGGTGTTGAAATTCACGGTGCCCATGGATATTTAGTTAACCAGTTCTTAAGCCCTGAGGCAAATTTACGTACGGACGAATACGGGGGAAGCTTTGAGAATCGAATGAGATTTCTAGAGGAAATCATAGGTGGTATTAAGGAAAATTGCGGTGAGGATTACCCTGTTTCCGTTCGCCTCAGCGTGGATGAATTCATAAATGGCGGCATAGACTTAAAGTTAGGTAAAGCTATTTGTCGATACGTAGAAAAACTAGGAGCAGATGGACTACATATTAGTTGTGGAACCTATGACTCTATGGATAAAATTATAGAATCGCCGTTATTTGAACAAGGCTGGAGAGTCTATCTAGCAGAGGAAGTTAAAAAAGAAGTAAATATTCCAGTGATCACTGTAGGATCCATCCGTGAACCACAATTTGTAGAAAATATTTTATCGGGTGGAAGAGCAGACTTTGTGGCTATCGGAAGGGGATTGATTGCTGATCCTGAGTGGGTAAACAAAACAATGGAAGGAAGAGAAGATGAGATTAGAAAATGTATTAGTTGTCTCCATTGTATACATTCAGTTTTTGGTAATTCACATGTTAAGTGTTCCATCAATGCTAAAGCAGGTCGAGAACTAGAGTTTAAGGACATGCAGCGCCTAGCTTCTGACATAAGTCGCAATGTTGTTGTCGTTGGTGGTGGCCCAGGTGGAATGGAAGCAGCTCGAGTTTTATCAATTAAAGGATATGGTGTAACTTTATTGGAAAAGGAAAATAAGCTTGGTGGTCAATTGCACCTTGTGACGGACCCACAATATAGAAAGAAAATGACATGGCACATTAATTACCTCAGTAATGAAATGAAACGTTTAAATATCGATGTCCGTATGAATACAGAGGCTACGGTTGAAGCTGTTACCGCTTTAAATCCTTATGCAGTTTTATTAGCAACAGGAGGAAGACCAAAGCTTCCACAAGTAGAGGGTAATGATTTAAGTCATGTATATACTTATGAAGATGTGAAATTACAGGAAAAAGTATTTACAAATAATAAAGTTATCGTCGTAGGCAGCGGTATGATTTGTCATGGAACTACTCGTCGCCTTGCAGAAGCTGGTAATGATGTTACATTAGTTGAAATTCCAACAAAAGCAAGTAAAAGAATCGGACCTGATACTAGATTAAGATTGTTTGACAAACTTAAACAAGTAAATGTGGACATTATTACTGACCACAAATTGGCAAAAATACTTCCAGGCAGTATTATTGTGGAAGACAAAAATTCCGGGAAACAATCAGAAATTCAATCAGAGTATGTCCTTATTGCTATGGGTGTAGAGGCGTATAATCCATTAGAGGAAACATTAAGGGAAAAGATGAGAAATGTATTTGTATTAGGAGACGCAGCAGGCTATGCTTCCCTTGGTGATGCCACCCGAGGCGCATTTGAAAAGGCATATTTGCTTGAATCCATTGTTACACATAGCAGGGAAGAAGAGAGAATGGAAACATTTTGA
- the yhbH gene encoding sporulation protein YhbH translates to MKGSNDKNYVVSQENWSLHRKGYQDQQRHQEKVQDAIKSNLPDLVSEENIIMSNGRDVIKIPIRSLDEYKIKYNYDKNKHVGQGNGESEVGDVVARDGNAEQQGPGKGQGAGDKAGEDYYEAEVSIMELENMLFKELELPNLQQKEQDNIVVEDIEFNDIRKKGLMGNVDKKRTILTALKRNAIDGKPRIAPISNDDLRFKTWNEIIKPESKAVVLAMMDTSGSMGKWEKYMARSFFFWMTRFLRTKYETVDIEFIAHHTEAKVVTEEDFFSKGESGGTICSSAYRKALELVNAKYEPSRYNIYPFHFSDGDNLTSDNARCLKLVNELMEVSSMFGYGEVNQYNRHSTLMNAYKNISDERFRHYILKEKSDVYRALKSFFKKEEVKV, encoded by the coding sequence ATGAAAGGCAGTAATGACAAAAATTATGTTGTCTCTCAAGAAAATTGGTCCCTCCACCGCAAGGGCTATCAGGATCAGCAGAGACATCAAGAAAAAGTTCAAGATGCAATCAAGAGCAATTTACCAGACCTTGTGAGTGAGGAAAATATTATCATGTCCAACGGCCGTGACGTCATTAAGATCCCGATTAGATCTCTAGATGAATATAAAATTAAATATAATTATGATAAAAACAAGCACGTTGGTCAGGGTAACGGCGAAAGTGAAGTTGGTGATGTCGTTGCAAGAGATGGCAATGCTGAGCAACAAGGTCCTGGAAAAGGCCAAGGCGCAGGTGATAAGGCAGGAGAAGACTATTATGAAGCAGAAGTATCCATTATGGAGCTTGAAAACATGCTCTTTAAAGAGTTAGAGCTTCCTAACCTCCAGCAAAAAGAACAAGATAACATTGTTGTTGAAGATATCGAATTTAATGATATTCGCAAAAAAGGCTTAATGGGCAATGTTGACAAAAAGCGTACAATCCTAACAGCTTTGAAACGAAATGCAATCGATGGAAAGCCTAGAATTGCACCAATTTCTAATGATGATTTACGATTTAAGACATGGAATGAAATCATCAAACCAGAGTCAAAAGCAGTCGTCTTAGCGATGATGGATACCTCAGGTTCAATGGGGAAGTGGGAAAAGTATATGGCCCGTTCGTTCTTCTTTTGGATGACGCGCTTCTTGAGAACGAAATATGAAACAGTAGACATTGAATTCATCGCCCATCACACAGAAGCAAAAGTTGTTACTGAAGAGGACTTCTTCTCTAAAGGAGAAAGTGGAGGAACGATTTGTTCGAGTGCATATAGAAAGGCATTAGAGCTAGTAAATGCAAAATATGAACCATCTCGCTACAATATATATCCATTCCATTTTTCCGATGGTGACAATTTAACCTCTGATAACGCCCGTTGTCTAAAGTTAGTTAACGAGCTCATGGAAGTATCCAGCATGTTTGGGTATGGAGAGGTGAACCAATACAACCGCCATAGTACACTCATGAACGCCTACAAAAACATCTCAGACGAACGCTTCCGTCATTATATTTTAAAAGAGAAAAGTGACGTGTATCGAGCGTTGAAGAGTTTCTTTAAGAAGGAAGAGGTAAAGGTATAA
- a CDS encoding DoxX family protein, whose amino-acid sequence MRIHINGTKMAIIWTILRIWLGLQWIEAGYYKIRSGFDVSGFLQGAIANAGGEHPIVQGWYAEFLKGFALPNSELFNILIPWGEFLVGLGLIIGLATIPALLAGAFMNINFMMAGVGLFSPDLNFLVVAMFLLLIGKGRYYYGIDRFIIPNIKKYFFHNKRYVAH is encoded by the coding sequence ATGAGAATACACATAAATGGAACAAAAATGGCTATTATTTGGACTATATTACGAATTTGGTTAGGACTTCAATGGATCGAAGCAGGTTATTATAAAATTCGATCTGGATTTGACGTGAGTGGATTTTTACAAGGCGCAATTGCAAATGCAGGAGGAGAACATCCTATCGTTCAAGGTTGGTATGCCGAATTCCTCAAAGGATTCGCATTACCAAATTCAGAGTTATTTAACATCCTTATCCCTTGGGGAGAATTTCTTGTTGGCCTAGGATTAATTATAGGCTTAGCGACAATTCCGGCATTACTTGCTGGTGCCTTCATGAATATTAACTTTATGATGGCTGGGGTTGGATTATTTAGCCCAGATTTAAATTTTTTAGTAGTAGCAATGTTTCTGTTACTTATTGGAAAAGGGAGGTATTACTACGGCATTGATAGATTTATTATTCCAAATATAAAAAAGTATTTTTTCCATAACAAGAGGTATGTTGCACATTAA
- the lepB gene encoding signal peptidase I has translation MDLESRVTNSERKQKIKKEIISWAQTLVVVLVLVVAIRAFLFTNYIVYGSSMMPTIQDRERVIINKIGYDVGSPERFDMIVFHATETTDYIKRIIGLPGDTIEFREDNLYINGELMEETYLNEMKEEYKTRSYTDDFNLEWLTGEKQVPEGHIFVLGDNRRNSIDSRHIGFISMDQIVGKADIAYWPIKDFRKLK, from the coding sequence ATGGACTTAGAAAGTCGAGTTACTAACAGTGAAAGAAAGCAAAAGATTAAAAAGGAAATAATAAGCTGGGCCCAAACACTTGTCGTAGTTCTAGTCCTAGTCGTAGCGATCCGCGCGTTCCTGTTTACAAATTATATTGTTTATGGGTCTTCTATGATGCCGACAATACAAGACCGTGAAAGAGTCATTATTAATAAGATCGGTTATGATGTGGGATCACCAGAGAGGTTTGACATGATCGTTTTCCACGCTACTGAAACAACAGATTATATCAAGAGAATTATTGGTTTACCTGGTGATACAATTGAGTTTAGGGAAGATAACCTCTATATTAATGGTGAACTGATGGAAGAAACTTATCTAAATGAAATGAAAGAAGAATATAAAACCCGATCTTACACTGATGATTTTAACTTAGAGTGGTTAACAGGTGAAAAACAAGTCCCGGAAGGTCACATCTTCGTATTAGGAGATAATCGGCGCAATAGTATAGATAGTCGCCATATCGGTTTTATTTCGATGGACCAGATCGTTGGAAAAGCCGACATTGCCTATTGGCCAATCAAAGATTTTCGTAAATTAAAATAA